In Silene latifolia isolate original U9 population chromosome X, ASM4854445v1, whole genome shotgun sequence, the following proteins share a genomic window:
- the LOC141620426 gene encoding uncharacterized protein LOC141620426, which yields MAINKVHQGLSLNWAMVTNNTARDGGRIWVIWDDNNYEVEILSIEAQVIHAKVKSLPTSSTWWMSVVYGFNRVAERTALWELLVHMDTSVNGPWVVMGDFNNVLAMCERIGSEVTNAELRGFQDCVDDCGLVDFPAQGAYYTWNNKHELGAMVFSRIDRAMANDEWLHIILRLLLCFIPKSEKDVSQSFKLLEDAKHSSLAQKAKAQWFAEGDDNTKYFHSTIKARRVSNWVLSINDMNGNM from the exons ATGGCAATAAATAAAGTTCATCAGGGATTAAGTCTTAATTGGGCCATGGTGACTAATAATACAGCTCGTGATGGTGGCAGAATctgggtcatatgggatgacaaTAATTATGAGGTGGAGATACTTAGTATTGAAGCCCAAGTCATTCATGCTAAGGTTAAGTCTTTGCCTACAAGCAGTACTTGGTGGATGTCTGTGGTGTATGGATTTAATAGGGTGGCTGAGAGGACAGCTTTATGGGAGTTACTTGTTCATATGGATACTAGTGTTAATGGCCCGTGGGTGGTTATGGGAGATTTTAACAATGTGCTTGCTATGTGTGAGAGGATAGGGTCTGAAGTCACTAATGCAGAATTGAGGGGATTTCAAGATTGTGTGGATGACTGTGGTCTTGTTGATTTTCCTGCTCAGGGTGCCTACTATACTTGGAACAATAAGCATGAGCTTGGGGCTATGGTGTTTAGTAGGATAGATAGGGCTATGGCAAATGATGAGTGGTTGCACATTATCCTGAGACTATTACTATGTTTCATCCCGAAG AGTGAAAAAGATGTTTCTCAGAGTTTTAAATTGCTTGAGGATGCTAAGCATAGCTCTCTGGCTCAAAAAGCAAAGGCTCAATGGTTTGCTGAGGGTGATGATAATACTAAATATTTCCACAGCACCATTAAAGCTAGGAGAGTTTCTAATTGGGTACTCAGTATTAATGACATGAATGGCAACATGTAA